Genomic segment of bacterium:
TGGGAGGGGTTAGGGGAGGGTGGTAGCTCTTTTTCTAAGGTTTTTAGCAAGAGTAATAATATTGCCCGCCCATTTCACCCTCACCCTATCCCTCTCCCATCAAGGGAGAGGGAATTTTGCTTTGTCTACCAACTAACTGCTTAACTTAGTTTTGAGTAGTTACGTTTCGTAATCGCCCATCCCCAACTAATCGTAACTACTCAGCCACTCTGCCCGATTCCTGGGGTTTAGAGATAGGCTCTAAATCCAAGACAGGCTCATTCCTTAGCTCCTTTAGATACGACCACCTTGGCTGGCCGCAGCACCTTATCGTTTAACTGATAGCCGCTAATTAGCTCTTCAGTTATATGCTCTTCCGGGTGTTCCTCGCTTTCCATGTGAAGCATAGCCTCATGTTTGGTGGGATCAAATTTCTGGCCCACTACCTCCATTCGGCTCAACCCCCTTTTGGCCAGAACATCATCCCATTGTTTTTTGATCAATTTCATCCCCTCTAACAGACCCTCCGAGTTATCTTCCCCATGATTTATGGCCCGCTCAAAATTGTCCATAACCGGCAACAGCTCCAAAATTAATCCTTCATTAGCCAACTTGAGAAATTGCTCTTTCTCGCGAATCATCCGCTTTTTGAAGTTTTCAAATTCAGCCTTCAGCCTCTTCAGATGGTCCAGGTAATCGTCAGCCAGATGGGCCTTGGTCTTTAACTCCTCAAGTTCCTTTACGCTTACAGTTTCGAGTTCTTCTTTTGGGGGTGTCTTCTCTTCTGAAGGTAGCTCTTCGGCTCTCTCGGCTTTTATTTCGCTCATCTTTTTCTTCTTCATATCTCTCCCTCCGTTAACATCGTAGTTGCCATTTTAGAGACAAAATCTACTACGGGCACTACTCGTTCGTATCTCATCCTGGTAGGACCAATTATTCCCAGTGTCCCTACTGTCTCCTGTTTATTCCGGTAAGTGGCCATAACCAGACTGCAGTTTTGGATGTCCGGACAAAGATTTTCTTGGCCAATAGAAACCCACGGCCCCTCTTGATTCTGGTGTCGATTAATGATCTCTGCCAAAATTTGCCTTTCCTCCAGGGTCTTAAGCAGCTTGCCTAATCTACGGCCATCAAAAAACTCTGGTTCTCTGGAGATCATATATACTCCTTCCAGGGATATCTCCTCATCAAGTATCCCCTCAATCATAGAAAGAAGATGTGTTAGAATATCTTCCACCTCTTTATCCAGAGGCCACCGATCCTCAAGCCAGGCTAAGACCTCTCTCAAGTTATGCCCACCCAACTCCCTGTTAAGGTCATCAGTTAATTCTTTTAAAAAATCGTGGGCAATCTCACGCTTCAGAAGGACGACCTGATCCTTAGTTAGCCCTGTACTCATTACCAGCAGGATGACCAGCCTTCGTTTGTCTAATTTAAGAAATTCTATATGTCTTAGGGAGCTTTTATCCCAAATAGTTAAGGTAATAGCCGGATAGTGAACCAGATCAGCTAAAAGGAAGGGTATAATCTGCCTCATATCCCTCTTTTGGGTGCTTATCCTCCGATATTTCTCTTTAATAAGTTCTTGTTCTTCTGGGGTTAAATGTTTAGCCTCCATCAAGCTATCGACATATAATCTATATCCCCTGTCAGTTGGGATCCGGCCGGCCGAGGTATGGGGATGCCCGAGATAGCCGGCTTGTTCCAGTTCAGAGAAGATGTGTCGAATCGTGGCGCTGGAAAGGCGGAAATAAGGGGCAATGGTTTTTGAACTAACCGGCTTCGCCGTAGCCGCAAACTTCTGAATAACCGCCTCAAGAATCTTTTTGTTTCTTTCAAGCAGGAGAGAACTATCCATTGATCGCCTGTATCTTCTCAATATTTGGGGGGCTTTTGCCAGAACCGGGTCTGTGTCCCCAGGAAAAAGAGCCGCCTCATAACAAACCACGGACACGAATTAGGCTCTACCCCAATTTATTGAGACGATACCTCCTGTCTACGATACGATTATTAGCACTCTTAATATAAGAGTGCTAAGCGAAGACAGCATACCATTCATTTCTAAATTTGTCAAGGACTTTTTCGATATGTCATTTAAAAATTAAAAAATTAAAGAATTAAAAGTAGACACTTTTAATTCTTAAATGACAAAAGATAAAAGATTCCTTGACAATAGCCTCACGAGGGTATATAATAATGAAGAAGAAGGGAGGATACATCTTATGATAATTACATTAAATGGCAAGATTGAAAAACAGGCTATAAAATTACCTGAATGGGTTCGAATTCCTGATGGGATAGAGGTAAAAGTAATGATTGAAAAAGAGATGACCAAAGAGGAAAAGAGGCGTTTTGCAGAAAGTCTCTGCGGTGCATGGTCTAACGACTCATCTATAGATTCTATTTTTGAAGAGATAGAAAGAGAAAGGCATAAATATCCAGGTAGGGAGGTCAATCTTAATGTTTTTGCTTGATACAAACATTGTTATTGCTTTTCTAAAAGGAGAGCCAATTATTTCAGAAAAAGTTCTCTCTCAGATTGACCATGTGGCCTTGAGTTCTCTGGTAGTAGCAGAATTGGATTATGGAGCAAAAGCATCGCAGAACTCTATAAAGAATCTTGAAAAACTTTACAGTTTTATAAGCCTTACGGAAGTAATTGTTTTTGACCTTGAATGTGCTAAGACATTTGGAACTATAAAAAGTAAACTGCGGGTATTTGGCAAACCAACAGGTGAGGTAGATGCCCTTCTCGCTGTTACAGCGATAGCTCATAATGCCGCGCTTGTTACCAAAAACAGGAAACATTTTGAAAATATTGAAGGATTGAAATTAGAAGTATGGTAATCGTTCAGGCAGTGTAAATAAGGGAAGAGGGGAAAAAGAAGATAGGGGTTCGCTTTTGAGTTTAACTAACATGTTCCAAAAATTGCTTGACATTCAAGGATAAGGAGGTTATAATAACTCCGGCCTTGTTCATCGCGCCGATTACCGATTGGAAGTAACTACTCAAAACTAAGTTAAGCAGTTAGTTGGGAGACAAAGCAAAATTCCCTCTCCCTTGATGGGAGAGGGATAGGGTGAGGGTGAAATTGGCGGGGGCAATATTATTACTCTTGTTATTTCACCCTCCCCTAACCCCTCCCATCAAGGGAGGGGAAGCTCTTATGCCGAGGCTGTCGGTAGAAAAGGAGATGAAACTTAACCTATAGCACTATAATCTGTAATGAGCTTACTTTTTTAACTTGATTTTGAGTAGATACGATTGGAGGTATTAAATGGCATCAAAAACAATTGTCGTTATTGGGATGGGATACGTAGGTATCCCCTGCGCTGCCCTCCTGGCGGACGTAGAGGGATTTAATGTTATTGGGGTCCAGAGACGTTCCAAACGTTCAGGTTGGAAAATAGACGCCTTAAACAGCGGTAAGAACCCTTTTGAGGGAGATGAGCCTGGATTAGCTGAATTAATTGAACGGGTGGTCCTCGAGAAAAAGAGTTTTAGAGCCACTGATGACATTAGTGTCTGTAAGGAGGCGGATGTTATTCTTATTGATGTGCAAACACCCACCGATGAGAACCGAATACCCCAGTATCTCTCACTTCGGGAAGTAAGTATGAATGCCGGGAAATATCTTTCACCCAGCACCCTGATTGTTATTGAATCTACGGTTGCCCCTGGAACGACCCAACATATTGTTCAACCTCTCTTAGAAGAAAACTCTGGGCTTAAGGCCGGCCAGGATTTTCATCTGGCCTTTTCTTATGAAAGGGTTATGCCGGGTAAACTTCTGGAATTTCTGATCAACTTTCCCCGGGTAGTAGGCGGCATAGATGAAAAGAGCACTGAGATGGCGGCTGAATTATATCGTCACATTGTCAAGGCCGGGGTAACGACTACCGATTGCCTTACGGCTGAAGTAGCTAAAACGGTTGAGAATGCTTATCGGGATGTTAATATTGCCTTTGCTAATGAAATGGCCTTGGTGTGTGAAAGTATGGGAGTTAATGTTTATCAGGTCCGTGAATTACTTAACGCCAGACACGATCGTCATATGCATATACCAGGGGCCGGGGTGGGCGGACATTGCCTGCCTAAGGATACCTGGCTCCTGAGGTTTGGACTAAAGGAGTATGGGATAAAAGACGTAGACACGGACATTATTGCCCTGGCCAGACAAATCAACGACTTTATGCCTCTCCATATGGCTTCGTTGATAGAAAATGCCTTTGTGGTAGAGGAGGCCAAATCGCTTTCTGAAGCCCGGGTGGCTGTCCTGGGCATAGCTTACCTGGAGGACTCTGATGATACCCGAAATACGCCGACACTACCTCTAATCAGAGAACTTGAGAAAAAGGGGGCTCAGGTTATCGCCCATGATCCCTATGTTCGGGAGGCAGACTTTGAGGAAGGGATAGAGATGACCAGAGATTTGGATGAGGCCCTCAAGGGCGCTGACTGTGCGGCCATTGTCACGAAGCACAGTGACTATTTTAAGTTAGACCTTCGCCGGGCAAAAGAATTGATGAGAACTCCCATTATAGTTGATGGCCGGAATGTTTTTGACCGGAAGACATGTGTGGAAGCAGGTTTTGCCTACCGTGGAATTGGGAAGGGATAAATAGAGTTCTGATTACACTTCCCGGCGCCCCTCCAGGGCCTTGGCTAGGGTAACCTCATCCGCATACTCCAGGTCTCCACCCACCGGTAGACCGTGGGCCAGGCGAGTGATCTTTATCCCCAGCGGTTTAATTAACTTGGTTAGATAAAGAGCGGTGGTTTCACCTTCCACATTGAGGTTGGTAGCCAGGATGACTTCCTGACAGGGGGAGGCATTCTG
This window contains:
- a CDS encoding nucleotide exchange factor GrpE encodes the protein MKKKKMSEIKAERAEELPSEEKTPPKEELETVSVKELEELKTKAHLADDYLDHLKRLKAEFENFKKRMIREKEQFLKLANEGLILELLPVMDNFERAINHGEDNSEGLLEGMKLIKKQWDDVLAKRGLSRMEVVGQKFDPTKHEAMLHMESEEHPEEHITEELISGYQLNDKVLRPAKVVVSKGAKE
- the hrcA gene encoding heat-inducible transcriptional repressor HrcA, encoding MDSSLLLERNKKILEAVIQKFAATAKPVSSKTIAPYFRLSSATIRHIFSELEQAGYLGHPHTSAGRIPTDRGYRLYVDSLMEAKHLTPEEQELIKEKYRRISTQKRDMRQIIPFLLADLVHYPAITLTIWDKSSLRHIEFLKLDKRRLVILLVMSTGLTKDQVVLLKREIAHDFLKELTDDLNRELGGHNLREVLAWLEDRWPLDKEVEDILTHLLSMIEGILDEEISLEGVYMISREPEFFDGRRLGKLLKTLEERQILAEIINRHQNQEGPWVSIGQENLCPDIQNCSLVMATYRNKQETVGTLGIIGPTRMRYERVVPVVDFVSKMATTMLTEGEI
- a CDS encoding type II toxin-antitoxin system VapC family toxin, whose amino-acid sequence is MFLLDTNIVIAFLKGEPIISEKVLSQIDHVALSSLVVAELDYGAKASQNSIKNLEKLYSFISLTEVIVFDLECAKTFGTIKSKLRVFGKPTGEVDALLAVTAIAHNAALVTKNRKHFENIEGLKLEVW
- a CDS encoding nucleotide sugar dehydrogenase; the encoded protein is MASKTIVVIGMGYVGIPCAALLADVEGFNVIGVQRRSKRSGWKIDALNSGKNPFEGDEPGLAELIERVVLEKKSFRATDDISVCKEADVILIDVQTPTDENRIPQYLSLREVSMNAGKYLSPSTLIVIESTVAPGTTQHIVQPLLEENSGLKAGQDFHLAFSYERVMPGKLLEFLINFPRVVGGIDEKSTEMAAELYRHIVKAGVTTTDCLTAEVAKTVENAYRDVNIAFANEMALVCESMGVNVYQVRELLNARHDRHMHIPGAGVGGHCLPKDTWLLRFGLKEYGIKDVDTDIIALARQINDFMPLHMASLIENAFVVEEAKSLSEARVAVLGIAYLEDSDDTRNTPTLPLIRELEKKGAQVIAHDPYVREADFEEGIEMTRDLDEALKGADCAAIVTKHSDYFKLDLRRAKELMRTPIIVDGRNVFDRKTCVEAGFAYRGIGKG